Part of the bacterium genome, CGACGTCGGCGGGGAGGTTGAGTTTGCCCGGCTCGGCGCCGTAGTAGCCTACCTCCAACGTGATTTCGCCCAGAACGTTGACCCGCTTGACCTTGTGGTTGCCGGCGTCGGCGACCCACAGGTTGCCCAGTTTGTCGATGGCGAGGCCGGCGGGCCGTTCGAACCGCGTCGCGAGCCGCTGCGTCTGGCCGAACGACTTGAGGTATTTGCCGTAGATGTCGTACTGGTGGATTAGGCCGCGCTCGCGGTCGCTGACGTATACGTATAATTCCTGGTCGGCCGCTACGCCGTACGGCGAGACGAGCCCCTCGCCCTTCCAACCGAAGCGCCCGAACGCCGTGTCGAAATCGCCCAACGGGAAGAACCGCTGGACGCGTACGTTGCGGTTGTCGACGACGTAGAGCCGGCGCGCGCCGTCGAAAGCGACGGCGGTGGGTTCGTCGAACTGGCCGTCGCCGCGGCCGGCCTCGCCCGCGACCGCGACCGTTTTAAAGGCCTCGGGTAACGACGCGCCCTCGCCGCCGATGATTATCGCCGCGGCCGGCGACGCTAAAGCCGCCGCCACGGCTGCGGTGACGACGGCTTTTTTCTTTTCGAAGATGGGCTTGGGACGCGCCACGCGTATTCCGGGGCTTTTAAAAGACGTAGCCGACGGCGAAGCGGTGCCGGTCGCCGAAGGCCTCGCCTTCTGGTATGCGGCTGTAATCGAAGCTCAGGCCCGTATACGCGAAGCCGAAGCCTAACGTTAAGCCGGTTATCTCGCCCCACCTATCGCGGTAGTAGCCGGCTCGTACTGCCACCATTTTGGCGTATATATATTCCGCGCCGCCGGAGTAAATCGCCTGGCCGAACTCTTCGCTCAAGCGGTCGTTGAGGTTCATCAACAGCTTCGAGCCGTCGGCGGCTACGGTGAGGTCGTTGAGGTTGGTCGAAAATACCTTATAGGCCAGGCCGAGGCGCATAGTACGCGGCGGCGCCCAGCTAACTTCGATCTCTTGTTCCTCTTCGTTCACCCGCTTAGCGGTTTTATTCGTGCCCAGGTTGGTGAAGGCCAGGCCGCCGGAAAGGCCCTTGAGCGGCGTTTTGTACAGGACGCCGCCGTTAAACAATAGCTGTTGGTCGACGCCGCCGGGAAGGTCCGTAAGGTGTTGGTACGCGTACGTCAGGCCGCCGCCGACGCCGAGGTCTTGGCGGACCGGATAACTCCAATAGAGGGACGGCGCCGCGCCGTAACTGTGCATTACGCCTATTTTCCGGCCTTCGAGGTCCATCATATCGGTTCTACCGGCGTCGCTGTATATGACGTCGAAGCACAGCGTACCGTATTTGCCGGTGCGGTAGGCGAACGCGGCGTAATCGTAGAAGATGTCTTTAAGGTCGCCGGTGCCGCGGGGTTCGTGCATAACGGTAATGCTGTTCTTCTCCAACAGCGCCAGGCCGCCCGGGTTGTAGAACGAGGCGTTGGCGTCGTCGGCCAGGCCGGTGAAGGTTTTGCCGATGCCGCCCGGGCGGGAACCGGGTTCGATATGGAGCCAAATAAACTGCGCCGTGTCCTTAGTTTCGCATAACGCCGGTCCCGCAAGCACAAGTGCGCCAACTAGTAAAATTGTCGCCGGTTTATACATCGCGCGACCCCCTTTTCCCTATTATTATAACCCGTGCCCGTTTTAAAATCAAGCTGAAAAGGGCGCTGCCGTCGCGCCGCCCGTTTCTGCCGTAAGCGGTTCATACGTCGTCAAATCAAGACTTCCGAGCCGAGCCCTCGCTTAGAAGTAATAACCCAGGGCGAAGCGGTGGCGGTCGCCGAAGGCCTCGCCTTCCGGGACGCGGCCGTAATCGAAACCGACGCCCCGGTAACTGAAGCCGAAGGCCGGCGTCAAGCCGTTCACCGCGCCCCACCGGTCGCGGTAGTACCCGGCCCGCACCGCCACTATTTTCGCGTAGACGTATTCTACGCCCCCGGAATAAACCGCCTGGCTGAATTCATCTTCCAGCCGGTCGTCCAGGTTCATCAAGGGCTTCGAGCCGTCGACGGCCGCGGTGAGGTCGTTGAGTTCGTTCGAGAAAAACTTATAAGCCAGGCCGAGCCGCATCGTCCGCGGCGGCGGCCAGCTGACGGCGCTCTCTTTTTGCTCCTCGTCTACTCGGGTAGGGCTTTTGTTCGGGCCGAGGTTGGCAAAGGCGAGGCCGCCGCTCAACCCCTTAAGCGGCGTCCGGTAGAGGACGCCGCCGTTGAATAACAATTGCTGGTCGACGCCGCCGGGAATGTCCGCCAGGTGTTGGTAGGCGTACGTCAGGCCGGCGCCGATGCCGAGGTCGTTGCGGAGCGGGTAGCTCCAATACGCGGAGGGAGCGACGTCGTAAATATGCATCACGCCGATCACGCGCTTATCCGGGTCGGTCATGTCGCTTTTGCCGGCGTCGCTATATACGACGTCGAAGCACAGCGTGCCGTATTCGCCGGTGCGGTACGCGAACGCGGCGTAGTCGTAAAACATATCTTGCGAGTCGGCGGTGCCGCGGGGCTCGTGCATTACGGTAATGCTGTTCTTCTCCAACAGCGCCAGGCCGCCCGGGTTGTAGAACGAGGCGTTGATGTCGTCGGCCAGGCCGGTAAACGCCTTACCGAAACCGCCCGGGCGGGAGCCGGGTTCTATAAGTAGAAAGGCGAACCTCGCGACGTCTCGCGTTTCGGCACGCGTCGGCGCGGCCGCGAATATTCCCGCCGCGGTTATAATTGTTATTAATCCCCTCATTTTTTAACCACCATTCGCGTAATATTATAATGCCGGCTTGAGCGGAAATCAATCCGAAAATTCGCCTCGTTGGCAAGTAGGTTTAGGTTATCGCCGGGATGCGGCGTGGCCCGGCCGAACGCCCTTAATCATGGATTAAGATTGACTTGTCGTAACGCGGGTGTTATTTTAAGGAAAATCGCAGTCGGAGGTTTAATATGAGCCATTTATGGCAAACCGACCCGGAAGTGGCCGCGGCGGTTTTGGGCGAGTTGCGCCGCCAGACCGAGACGTTGGAGCTTATCGCCAGCGAGAACTTCGTGAGCGAGGCCGTGCTGGAGACCGTCGGCTCCGTTATGACGAACAAGTACGCCGAGGGTTACCCGGGACGCCGCTACTACGGCGGCTGTCAGTACGTCGACGTCGGCGAGTCGCTCGCGATCGAGCGTGCCAAACGGCTCTTCGGCGCCGAACACGTTAACGCCCAGCCTCACTCCGGGACCCAGGCCAACATGGCCGTCTACTTCACCGTGATGGAGCCGGGCGACACCATGCTGGGGATGAACCTCAGCCACGGCGGCCACCTGAGCCACGGCCACCCCATCAACTTCTCGGGGAAATACTTCAACGTCGTCCAGTACGGCGTACGCGAGGACGACGAGACCGTCGACTTCGACGCGCTGCGTACGTTGGCGCACGAGCACAAGCCGAAGCTGGTTATGGTGGGCGCCAGCGCCTACCCCCGCACCCTCGACTTCACGAAGTTCCGCGCTATCTGCGACGAGGTGGGCGCGGTGCTGGTCGCCGATATCGCCCATATCGCGGGGCTGGTCGCGACCGGCCTTCACCCCACGCCGGTGGGGATAGCCGACTACATAACCACCACCACCCACAAGACGCTGCGCGGCCCGCGCGCCGGTATGATAATGTGCCGGGAGGAGCTGGCCAAGGACCTCGACCGCGTCGTCTTCCCCGGCATCCAGGGCGGCCCGCTGATGCACGTCATCGCCGCCAAAGCGGTGTGCCTGGCCGAGGCGCTGAAGCCCGAGTTCAAGGATTACCAGAAGCAGATCGTCGCCAACGCCGCGACGCTGGCGGCGCGGCTGGCCGAGAACGGCCTGCGCATCGTCTCCGGCGGGACGGATACCCACCTCATGCTGGTGGACCTCAGGCCGTTCGAGCTGACGGGCAAAGTGGCCGAGAAGCGGCTGGAGGAAGCCGGCATAACCGTGAACAAGAACACCATCCCGTTCGACCCGCAGAAGCCGTTCGTTACCTCCGGCATCCGCATCGGCACGCCGGCGTTGACGACGCGCGGCATGAGGGAACCGGAGATGAAGGCCATCGGCGACATGATCGCGCGCGTCCTGAAAGATATCGAGAACGACGCCGTCGTCGCGGAGGTGCGCGAAGAGGTGCGCGAGCTGTGCGAGCGCTTCCCGCTGTACGCCGAAATGAAGGCGCGCTACATAGCGGAGGCGAAGAAGCGAGGGATGGAAGCGTGAAGATAGCTTTCGCGGCGGACCATCGCGGCTACCCGTTGAAGGAGTACTTGAAGGCGGCCGCGGCCGAGCTGGGCCACGAGGTCGTCGACTTCGGCACCGATTGCGAGGAGTCCTGCGACTACGTGGACTTCGGCCGGGCCGCGGCGGAGGCGGTGGCGCGGGGCGAAGCCGAACGCGGCGTTCTGGTGTGCGCTACCGGCCTCGGGATGTCGATGGCGGCCAACAAGGTCCCCGGCGTCCGCGCGGCGCTGTGCTGGACCGTCTACATGGCCCGGCTGACGCGCGCCCACAACGACGCCAACGTCCTGGTCCTCTCGGGCGACCAGACCGGTTTTCAGTACGGCCGGGAGATGCTGACGGCCTGGCTCGAGACGTCGTTCGAGGGCGGCCGCCACGCCCGAAGGGTGGATAAGATAAAAGCTATCGAGGGCGATTACGCCAAATAAAAAAAGCCGGCCTTCGGGCCGGCTTTCGAATTAGGCGCTACTTTCGGTATCGGGCGAAGGTCGTGCCGCCCACGGCCCATCCGGCGCCGTCGATGAATTCTATGTCGAAGAAGCGCGGAATGGCCTCCGTCTTATTAGCTATGGCGGCCTCGGTCCAACGCCGGCCGTCCCAGTAGAGTAGCCGGTAAGCCCTGGTTATAACCTCGTACGGCGCGGCGGCTACCCAAAGGCCGCCGGCACGGTCGGCGAAGCACGTCCGGTAGTAATATTCTTCCGGCGGTACGATGGCGGGGGTAATATCCCGAAGCTCGGGCGTAAGCTGGTAGACGCGGCCGAGCCTTTCCCTCGCGAGCCGCCGTTCGCCCACCGCGTACGTTAGGGCGCCGTCGCCGGTTATATCGTACAGGTGAAGATTTTCGTTGAAGGCTAGAGCCGGCTCCCAACGTTTTCCCTGCAGCTCGAATACTTCGTCGCCCGCCGCTCCCCGGACGACCATAAAGCCGGTGTCGGCCCCCGTCATGTGAAAAGGCCCGAAGCTCTTGTAGCCTTGCGGCTTCTCCGCCTCGCGCCACCGGCTGCCGTCGTAATAGAAAATAGCCGGTACGCCGTACGGCCGGGAGATGGCGTTTACCCATACGTGGGAGGGGTCGACGCCGCCCAGGTGCAGGTATTCCAGGTCGTTGTAAAGGCGGGTGAGGTACCATTCGCCGCCCTGGTAGTCGAGGAGCGCGCCGCCGTTGCCGCAAGCCCAGCCGCGTTCGCCGTCGAACATGAGGATGTCGTTCAGCGCTTCCGTGACGACGGGCTCGAATTCTTTTACGGCCCAAGCGCCGTTATTATAACGGGCGACCGCGGCGCGCTTCGAGTCCGTCAAGAGGACCGTCGCCCAGACGGTGCCGTCTTCCCGGACGTCGCAGTGCGTCCACGCTCCCTCGTACGGCGGCTCGAGGACGGTCCAGGAGCCCACCGAGGTGGTGGGGGTCGTAACCTCGTCTTCGCCGCAAGAGATAACCAAGGCCGCGGCCGCCGCCCCCAACGTTAATACTGCCCAACCGCGCATTCCGTTTCTCCTATAACGTAATTTTTCCTCAACACGCCGCCCCGCCTTCGCGGGCTCCTCTTCGCAACCGCCCCCTTCCTGGCGCCCGTAGACGTTCCGGCCGTCGCGAACCCGAGGCCGGCCTTATACCTGACTTACTTTGTTAGGTATTATAACTTATTTTTGCTCGCGCTTCAAGATAAATTCTTTAACGCGGGCCAGGGAGATGCGCTCGCGGCATTCGTACTTGAAAGGGCGTTTGCAGCGGGGAAAGGGCGAGTTGGCGTAGCAGGGAGCGCATTCCAGTTCGGCGGCGACGGCTTCGGCGGGCCCCCCGCGCGGGAGAAGCGCGCTCGGGTTGGTGGGGGCGAAGAGGGCGAGGGTGGGTTTTTTGAGGGCGACGCCGACGTGCAGAGGCAGCGAGTCCACCGTTATGAGGTAAGCGGCGCCGTCGATCACCCGGGCGCTTTCGAATATGTCCGTTTTACCGGCGAGGTTTATTACGTTGCCGTTGCCGGCCTTAGCGGTTATGGCGGCGCACCTCTCCCGGTCGTGGGGCCCGCCCACCAACACGACGGGGCGGCCGGCCTCCTTCTTGATAAAATCGACGATCTCGACGAAGAAGTGCGCCGGCGGCAACTTCGCCGCGACGGTTTCCCGCGGGTTCCGTCCCCCCGAAGGCACCAGCGCTACGTATTTCTTCTTTTTTTTAATCCCCGTGATTTCGGCCGCCTTCGGCACGCCGCGCGGGATGACGAAGTCGAGTCGCAAGTCGTCGCGGGCGCAGCCCGCCGCCTCGGCCACTTCGACGTAGGTTTCGGCGATGTATTTGTCCGCGTTCGGCTGCCAGCGCGCGCCGCCGGCCAGGTACCGGGGCGGCTTCGGTCCGGTAAACGGGGCATATACGGCGGCTCCGCCCCAGTTTAGCAACCGCGCCAGGCCGGGCCAAGGTTGGAAGAGGAACGCTACGTCCGCTCCGGAATTTTTAATATCTTTGGTCAACCGGTACGTCGTGACCGGGTTCGGCTTGAACGCGACCTTCTCTTCCACGAACATATACGCGTCCGCGCCGGGTATAGCGCCGGCGACGTCGACGTTGGCTCGCCCCGTTAGGAGGACCAGGTCCGCCTCCGGAAAGGCGCGGCGCAAGGTCCGGAGGGCGGGCGTCGTCAGCAGAAGGTCCCCGGCGGCGTGCGTCTTTATAGCGATAAGCCTCATAACCCGCAACCTATAGGAAGCGCCACCCCGCGCCGGCGAAGAGCCCTTGGAGGCCGGTGCGGTACTTATAGCCGGCGACCTCGTGTTCGCGGAATTGGCGGTCGTAGTTATATTCCGTAATAAGGAACAGGTTGTCCCCGAGGTTCACTTGTATGCCCGCGTAGAGGGCCCAGTCGAACGAGAACTGTTGGAACCAACCCGACGTCAAAAGGCCGCCGCCTTGGCTTTTTTGGAGGAACGCGTCCGATACGTGGTCGTCGACGTCTATCGTCGTCAGGTTGCCGCCGATGCCGGCCGCGGCGTACGGCGTAACGGGCCAAGCGGGGAGAACCACGTACTTGAGCGCGATCTTATAATCGACGTTTTGGAATTTATACGCCAGGCGTTCCTCGACCGGCCACGACGCCCTGGTGGGCGGCGGCCCCTTGGGGAAAGTGGCGTAGTCGTATTTCAGTACGGTTTCGCGGCGGGGGGCTTGTTCTTGCGTCAATTTTAACGAGGCGGCGACGTAGGGACCGACGAAAAAGTCGAACGTTACGCCGAAGGCGGAGAGCGTTCCTATGTCTTCCAGCGGGTCGTCCAAGCCTACCGCGGCGGCCCTGCCGGTGATGTCCGGCGCGGCGTCGTACGACGGCCCCCACGCCGCGCCGCCGTACACGTAGACCGCGGGGAACACGTAGGCCGGTAGATACTGAACGGTAGGCGTGGGTTCGGGTTCGGTCCCCTCCTGTTGCGCAAGGACGGCGGCCGCAAAGACCGTGAATACGGACAAAATTATGGCGAATCTCTTCATTGAATGTAACGAATAACATACCCGGCCGACGCGGTCAAGCGGATACGATTCGTTAATTTTATCTTGACAGTCTCGGCGGGTTCGAATACAATCCGGCCTAAATGGAGGCTGGTCGGCAAGAGCGCGTACGGGCTACCCTGGCGCTGGCCCGCGTACCGGGCATCGGAAGCGTATTTTTCCGGCGCCTTCTGGAAACCTTCGGCGAACCCGCGGCGGTTTTTACGAAGACCTTCGACGAGCTCGCCGCGGTCCCGGGCATCGGCGACGAGCGGGCGCGAGCGCTCGCGACGTTCGACGGCTGGAAGGAAGTTGAGGCCGAGATGGCCCGGGCGGAGACTTTGGCCTTAAGGTACGTAATATGGGGCGAGGACGATTACCCCGAGCCCCTCGCCGCGATATATGACGCGCCGCCCGTGCTGTATTATAAAGGCGCGTTGGACCGGCTGACGGCGCCGGCCGTCGCGGCCGTGGGTACGCGCCGGCCCACCGACTACGGCGAGCGCGCGACGGCGTTCATATGCGAGCCCTTAGCGGAGGCGGGCTTAGCGATCTTAAGCGGGATGGCGCGGGGCATCGACACTTGCGCCCATCGGGCCGCGCTCAAGGCGGGCGGCGTTACCGTCGCCGTCCTCGGGTGCGGCGCCGACGTCGTCTACCCGCCGGAGAATAAGGGCCTGTACGACGAAATATGCGAAAAGGGCCTCGTCGTTTCGGAGTTGCCGCCGTCGGCCCGACCCGAGGCGCAGAACTTCCCGCGCCGCAACCGGATAATTAGCGGCCTGGGGGCCGGCGTCCTGGTCGTCGAGGCGGGGGAGCGCAGCGGCGCCCTCATAACCGGCTACCACGCCGCGGAGCAAGGCCGGGAGGTCTTCGCCGTGCCGGGCAGCATCTTCTCGCCGGCGAGCGACGGCTGCCGGCGGCTTATCGCCAGCGGCGCCAAGCCGGTGGGTTCGGCCGACGAAATCTTGGAGGAGCTCGCGCCGCAGTTCTCGCCCGTCGGCGGACGGCGCGCGGCTAGGCCGACGGTAGATACCGCGTCGCTCGGCGCCGACGAGCAGGAACTCTTGAAGTGCGTCGCCGGCGAGGCGATGCCGGCCGACGAGCTCGCGGCCCGCGTTGGGTGGGACCCGTCTCGAGCCGCGACCGCGTTGCTCTCCCTCGAGATCGCCGGCCTGGTCGAGAAGCTCCCCGGAAACAACTACCGCCGCATCTTCATGTAGCGTATTCCTTATGGGTAAAAGTTTATTAATCGTCGAATCGGCCGCCAAGGTCAAGACCATCGCGAAGTTCCTGGGCAAGGACTACGCCGTAAAGTCTTGCCAGGGCCACGTTGCGGACCTGCCGAAGTCTTCGCTCGGCGTCGACGTATCCAAGGGTTTCGAGCCCACGTACGAATCCACGCCGGCGCAGAAGAAAATATTGAAAACCCTTACCAAGGCGGCCGAGGCCGCGGACGTGATTTATCTGGCCACGGACCCGGACCGCGAGGGCGAGGCCATAGCGTACCACCTGTCGCAGCATCTGGACGGCGCCCGCGCGCGCCGCGTATCGTTCAACGAGATAACGGCGGCGGCGGTGAGGGCGGCGGTGGCCGAACCGCGCGACCTGGACCTCCGCCTCATCGCGGCCCAGCAAGCCCGGCGCATACTGGACCGCCTCGTCGGGTACCAGGTCAGCCCCATATTGTGGAAGAAGGTCACGACCGGCCTTTCCGCCGGCCGCGTCCAGTCCGTGGCGGTCCGGCTTATCTGCGAGCGCGAGCAGGAAATCGAGGACTTCGTCGCCGACGAATATTGGACCCTGGGGGCCGAATTCGAAACCGCGGCCGGCGAACGCTTCGCCGCGTCGCTCGTCTCTATCGACGGCGAGACGTTGATGGCGCCCGGGCGGCTGGTCAAATACCGGCGCCGGCTGGCGAACGAGGCCGAGGCGTCGGCCGAACGGGACAAGGTCCTCAAGCAAAGCTTCGTCGTTACGTCGTTCGAACGCGGCGAGAAGCGCCGGTCGCCGGTCCCGCCTTTTACGACCAGTAAGTTGCAGCAGGCCGGGGCCCGGCAATTCGGCTTCACCGGCCGCAAGACCATGGCGCTGGCCCAGGTGCTCTACGAGGGCGTCGACGTGGGCGGCGGCGACCGGGTGGGCCTTATCACCTACATGCGAACCGACTCGGTGCGGGTGGCGTCGTCCGCGGCGGCCGCGTGCCGGAAATATATCGAAAAAGAGTTCGGCGCCGATTACTTACCCGCTAAGCCGCGTTTCTATCGCTCTCGCCGCGGCGCCCAGGAGGCCCACGAGGCCGTACGCCCCACCGACGTTGCGCGAGCGCCCGAGGCGGTGAAGGGACATCTCACCGCCGACCAGTTCAAACTGTACGACCTTATCTACCGCACGTTCGTGGCGTCGCAGATGGCGGACGCCGTCTTCGATACCGCCACCGCCGCGCTCGAGGGCGGCGGGTACCTCTTCCGCGCGCTGACGCAAGCGCTCAAGTTCCCGGGCTTCATGAAGGTTACGCCGCGCGAGACCGGCGCCGGCGAGCTACTGCCTTCGCTGGCGGTGGGCGACGAGGTTCCGTTGGCCGACGTCACGCCGGAGCAACATTTCACGAAGCCGCCGCCGCGCTACAACGACGCGTCGCTGGTCCAGGCGTTGGAGGAGCACGGCATCGGTCGCCCGAGCACGTACGCCCCCACGGTGGCCACCATCATCGACCGCAAGTATATCGAACGCGTCCGGCGGGCGTTCCATCCCACCGAGCTCGGCAAGTTGGTGAACGCCCTGCTCGTGGCGTCTTTCCCGGACATCTTCGACGTGCAATTTACGGCCAAGGTGGAGTCGCAGCTCGACGCCGTGGAGGAAGGCCGCGCGGAGTGGGACGCGGTGCTGGCCGACTTCTACGGTCCGTTCGCCGCCGACCTGGCGCAGGCCGCCGACGTTATGGACGCGGTGCGCGACGAAGCGGCGGAGCGCACCGACGTGGATTGCCCCAAGTGCGGCGGGAAGATGGAAGTACGGTGGGGAAGGTTCGGGAAGTATTTGCGGTGCGAGAATTATCCCGACTGCGGCCAGACCATGAACTTCGAGCGCGACGAGGACGGCAAGGTGGTCCCGGTCGAGGCCGAGGACACCGGCGAGACGTGCGAGAAGTGCGGCGGCGCGATGGTGGTAAAACGCGGCCGGTACGGCGAGTTCCTCGCCTGCGACAAATACCCGGAGTGCAAGAATACCCGTCCTCTACGCAAGAAGGTCGACGCCAAGTGTCCCAAGTGCGGCGGCCGGGTGGTGGAGCGGCGGGGCAAGCGCAATCGCCGCTTTTACGGCTGCGAGAAATACCCGGAGTGCGATTTCACCGCCAACGCCGTCCCGGTGAACGAAGAGTGCCCGGCCTGCGGCGCGCCGTACCTCCTGGAGGGGAAGCGCGGGAAGTATTGCGCCAAGAGGAGCTGCGGTTATCGCGGCCCGGGCGAAGAGGACTAACGTCTTGCCCGAACACGTCCCCGACGACCACGGCGTTTCGGATTTGCCCTCCGGCCGGCCGGCCCGACGGCTGGCCTGGGCCATCTCCCTTACGACGCTGGTGCTGGCGGGCGAGGTCGTCGGCGGTATATGGGCCGGCAGCCTGGCGCTGCTCTCCGACGCGGCGCACGTCTTTATGGACGTATTCGCGCTCACGCTCTCGCTGGGGGCGCTGCTCTTGGCGCGCCGCCCCGCGGACGAGCGACGCACTTACGGTTGGCATCGCGCCGAAGTATTCGCCGCTTTGATTAACGGCGTGACGCTTATCGCGGTCGCGGCCTTTATCTTCGTGGAGGGCATAGGCCGACTGATGGAGCCCACGCCGGTGAAGGGCGTGGGCCTGTTGGTGATCGCGGCCGCGGGCCTGGTGGCGAACGCCGCCGTCGCGCTGCTGCTCCGGCGGCACGTCGGCTCCGACATAAACATACGGGGAGCTTTTCTGCACGTCATAGGCGACGCGCTGGCGTCGGCCGCGGTGATCGTCGGCGCGCTTATAGTCATCTTCACCGGATGGTTCGTCGTCGACCCGCTGCTGGCGCTGGCGATCGCCGGCCTGCTGCTGTGGGGGGCCGGGCGGCTGGTGCGGGACGCGCTCCGGATCCTCTTCGAGGGCACGCCCCCCGGCGTGCGGCCCCGCGACGTCGCCCGGGCGCTGACGGTGGTAGAGGGCGTTACGGCCGTGCACGACCTCCACATCTGGGCGTTGTGCTCGCACATCACGAACCTGTCGGCCCACCTCGTCGTCTGCGAGGGGGCCGGCGACGACGTGCGGCGCGCCGCGGAGGACGCGTTGGCGGCCCGGTTTAAAATTAACCACACCACCCTTCAGCTCGAGGAAGAACCTTGTGCGGCCGGCTCGAGCGACGTCTTTTGCGAAAAATTAGACCATTGAAGAAAGCCCGTATAACATCTCTAACGTCGTCGGGGCGCGCGGGCGCCCTTTGTTACGTCTATGGCTCGCGCTAAAGAATCGGACGCCGACCGCCGGCGGGAGGTCCTCGCCGCCGAGGCGGTTTTGGCGACGCCCGCGCCGGGCGGCGACGGCGAACTGTACGCCGCGGCGTGTTATCCCAACAGCTACCGCGTCGGGATGGCCTCGCTGGGGTACCAGCTCGCGTGGGGCGCGTTCGCCGCGCACCCCGCGTTCCGGGCGGAGCGCTACTTCGCCTGTTACGCCGGGAAACCTCCCAAAGGCGTCGTCAAGGACGCGGCCGGGTTGGAATACGGGACGCCTTTGTCTCGAGCGGGCGTCGTCGCGTTCTCCGTATATTACGAGCCCGACTACCAGCGCGTATACGGGATGTTGGCCGGCGGCGGCGTTCGCCCCTGGGCCGGGGAGCGCGGCGAGTTCGACCCGTTCGTGATATTGGGCGGCCCGGCCGTAACCGCCAACCCGGAGCCGCTGGCGCCGTTCGCGGACGCCGTCGTGTTGGGCGACGCCGAAGAGTCGCTGCCCGCGGTTTTAGACGTGGTCGCGGCCAACGTCGGCGGGCCGCGGCGCGACGTGCTGGCGCTTATGGCGCACGTTCCGGGCGTCTACGTCCCGGCGTTGTACCGGGTCCTGTACGGGGCGCCCGGGTCGCCGGCGCAGGTGGTGCCGGAGGAGGGCGCGCCGGCGAAGGCTGAGGCCTCCCGGGTGGACGACCTCACGCCGTACCGCGGCGGCTCGTGGCTCGCGACGCCGCACGCCGAATTCGGGAAGCTCCTCCTGCTGGAGCCCGTCCGCGGGTGCGGCCGGTCGTGTTCGTTTTGTCAGACCGGCGCGATAAGTTCGCCGCCGCGCCGGCGCGAGCTGTCGTCGCTGTGGCCTTTGGTGGACGAGGCGCGGGATAAGGTCGGCAAGGTGGGGTTGGTGGGCGCGGCCTTGGCCGATTACGGCGACGTCGTCGAGCTGGCCCAAGGCGTCGTCGAACGCGGCATGTTGCTGAGCGT contains:
- a CDS encoding NHL repeat-containing protein gives rise to the protein MARPKPIFEKKKAVVTAAVAAALASPAAAIIIGGEGASLPEAFKTVAVAGEAGRGDGQFDEPTAVAFDGARRLYVVDNRNVRVQRFFPLGDFDTAFGRFGWKGEGLVSPYGVAADQELYVYVSDRERGLIHQYDIYGKYLKSFGQTQRLATRFERPAGLAIDKLGNLWVADAGNHKVKRVNVLGEITLEVGYYGAEPGKLNLPADVAVDESGGVVVADTGNSRLQRFDRFGNPVAVITGGDDRQLRNPSGVCLDRFGNIFASDTGNDRVVAFAADGRYLCEYGKLGRGKRDFNHPGGLGFGADGKLYVADTYNNVIKVLEVQYRLPERVEKPPRLPAPDER
- a CDS encoding PorV/PorQ family protein, coding for MLAGPALCETKDTAQFIWLHIEPGSRPGGIGKTFTGLADDANASFYNPGGLALLEKNSITVMHEPRGTGDLKDIFYDYAAFAYRTGKYGTLCFDVIYSDAGRTDMMDLEGRKIGVMHSYGAAPSLYWSYPVRQDLGVGGGLTYAYQHLTDLPGGVDQQLLFNGGVLYKTPLKGLSGGLAFTNLGTNKTAKRVNEEEQEIEVSWAPPRTMRLGLAYKVFSTNLNDLTVAADGSKLLMNLNDRLSEEFGQAIYSGGAEYIYAKMVAVRAGYYRDRWGEITGLTLGFGFAYTGLSFDYSRIPEGEAFGDRHRFAVGYVF
- a CDS encoding PorV/PorQ family protein, with product MRGLITIITAAGIFAAAPTRAETRDVARFAFLLIEPGSRPGGFGKAFTGLADDINASFYNPGGLALLEKNSITVMHEPRGTADSQDMFYDYAAFAYRTGEYGTLCFDVVYSDAGKSDMTDPDKRVIGVMHIYDVAPSAYWSYPLRNDLGIGAGLTYAYQHLADIPGGVDQQLLFNGGVLYRTPLKGLSGGLAFANLGPNKSPTRVDEEQKESAVSWPPPRTMRLGLAYKFFSNELNDLTAAVDGSKPLMNLDDRLEDEFSQAVYSGGVEYVYAKIVAVRAGYYRDRWGAVNGLTPAFGFSYRGVGFDYGRVPEGEAFGDRHRFALGYYF
- the glyA gene encoding serine hydroxymethyltransferase, which gives rise to MSHLWQTDPEVAAAVLGELRRQTETLELIASENFVSEAVLETVGSVMTNKYAEGYPGRRYYGGCQYVDVGESLAIERAKRLFGAEHVNAQPHSGTQANMAVYFTVMEPGDTMLGMNLSHGGHLSHGHPINFSGKYFNVVQYGVREDDETVDFDALRTLAHEHKPKLVMVGASAYPRTLDFTKFRAICDEVGAVLVADIAHIAGLVATGLHPTPVGIADYITTTTHKTLRGPRAGMIMCREELAKDLDRVVFPGIQGGPLMHVIAAKAVCLAEALKPEFKDYQKQIVANAATLAARLAENGLRIVSGGTDTHLMLVDLRPFELTGKVAEKRLEEAGITVNKNTIPFDPQKPFVTSGIRIGTPALTTRGMREPEMKAIGDMIARVLKDIENDAVVAEVREEVRELCERFPLYAEMKARYIAEAKKRGMEA
- the rpiB gene encoding ribose 5-phosphate isomerase B; translated protein: MKIAFAADHRGYPLKEYLKAAAAELGHEVVDFGTDCEESCDYVDFGRAAAEAVARGEAERGVLVCATGLGMSMAANKVPGVRAALCWTVYMARLTRAHNDANVLVLSGDQTGFQYGREMLTAWLETSFEGGRHARRVDKIKAIEGDYAK
- a CDS encoding glycosyltransferase family 9 protein; amino-acid sequence: MRLIAIKTHAAGDLLLTTPALRTLRRAFPEADLVLLTGRANVDVAGAIPGADAYMFVEEKVAFKPNPVTTYRLTKDIKNSGADVAFLFQPWPGLARLLNWGGAAVYAPFTGPKPPRYLAGGARWQPNADKYIAETYVEVAEAAGCARDDLRLDFVIPRGVPKAAEITGIKKKKKYVALVPSGGRNPRETVAAKLPPAHFFVEIVDFIKKEAGRPVVLVGGPHDRERCAAITAKAGNGNVINLAGKTDIFESARVIDGAAYLITVDSLPLHVGVALKKPTLALFAPTNPSALLPRGGPAEAVAAELECAPCYANSPFPRCKRPFKYECRERISLARVKEFILKREQK
- a CDS encoding outer membrane beta-barrel protein, giving the protein MSVFTVFAAAVLAQQEGTEPEPTPTVQYLPAYVFPAVYVYGGAAWGPSYDAAPDITGRAAAVGLDDPLEDIGTLSAFGVTFDFFVGPYVAASLKLTQEQAPRRETVLKYDYATFPKGPPPTRASWPVEERLAYKFQNVDYKIALKYVVLPAWPVTPYAAAGIGGNLTTIDVDDHVSDAFLQKSQGGGLLTSGWFQQFSFDWALYAGIQVNLGDNLFLITEYNYDRQFREHEVAGYKYRTGLQGLFAGAGWRFL